One window of Dermatophagoides farinae isolate YC_2012a unplaced genomic scaffold, ASM2471394v1 contig1, whole genome shotgun sequence genomic DNA carries:
- the LOC142597881 gene encoding uncharacterized protein LOC142597881, which produces MECIEPTKEIKAIDTSNWPLLLKNYGDLNVRTGHYTPLAYGSSPLKRPITEYIDSGVINLDKPANPSSHEVVSWVKRILNCEKTGHSGTLDPKVTGCLLVCINRATRLVKMQQSVGKEYVGIIKFHNKPSGLAAITKAFETLTGALFQRPPLLSAVKRQLRVRTIYESKLIEYDEANGIALFWVSCEAGTYIRTLCVHIGMLLGCGAHMAELRRVRSGTLTEDTNLVNLYDVMDAKKYYESTKDESYLRKIIMPYETLLLHLPRLVVKDTAVNAITYGAQLMIPGLLRFENGIEVNTEVVMMTTKGEAIAIGIAKMSTSTMCSVDHGVVAVIKRNLMPKDHYSAKWGFGPVSSLKKEYISKGLLDKNGKVNKNTPAEWFNNEGYLPHMQRSIRSLQEQLKEDNQQVKECKEEILDDQQPKSSKKRHQTSQDQQESCPKRKHYE; this is translated from the coding sequence ATGGAATGTATTGAACCTACCAAAGAAATTAAAGCCATTGATACTTCCAACTGGCCTTTACTATTAAAGAATTATGGAGATTTGAACGTAAGAACTGGGCATTACACGCCACTAGCTTACGGGTCTTCGCCACTTAAACGCCCCATAACTGAATACATTGATTCTGGAGTAATAAATCTAGACAAACCAGCAAACCCTTCTTCTCACGAGGTTGTTTCGTGGGTAAAACGAATTttgaattgtgaaaaaaCCGGTCATTCAGGAACACTCGATCCTAAAGTAACTGGCTGTTTGCTTGTGTGCATAAATAGAGCTACTCGTTTAGTGAAAATGCAACAATCTGTAGGTAAAGAGTACGTTGGAATCATAAAATTCCACAACAAACCTAGTGGCTTAGCTGCAATAACAAAAGCGTTTGAAACCCTTACTGGAGCTTTATTTCAACGTCCTCCATTATTGTCCGCTGTCAAACGTCAACTTCGTGTTAGAACAATATACGAGTCTAAATTGATCGAATACGATGAAGCAAATGGAATTGCTTTGTTCTGGGTTAGCTGTGAAGCTGGTACATATATTAGAACTTTGTGCGTCCATATTGGTATGTTGTTAGGTTGCGGAGCTCATATGGCTGAACTGCGAAGGGTCAGGTCCGGAACCTTAACTGAAGATACTAATTTAGTTAATTTGTATGACGTTATGGACGCCAAAAAATACTACGAATCGACCAAAGATGAAAGTTACTTGCGTAAAATTATCATGCCATACGAGACGCTGTTGCTTCACCTCCCCCGACTTGTTGTCAAAGACACTGCTGTAAACGCAATTACTTACGGAGCTCAGCTTATGATTCCAGGATTACTTCGTTTTGAAAACGGAATTGAAGTGAATACGGAAGTTGTTATGATGACAACTAAGGGTGAAGCAATTGCCATTGGAATTGCCAAAATGTCTACCAGCACGATGTGCAGTGTAGATCACGGAGTAGTTGCCGTGATTAAACGAAACTTGATGCCCAAAGACCACTACTCCGCTAAATGGGGATTTGGCCCTGTTTCAAGTCTCAAGAAAGAATACATCTCTAAAGGTTTGCTTGACAAGAATGGCAAGGTCAATAAAAACACTCCAGCAGAGTGGTTCAATAACGAAGGTTATCTACCACATATGCAGAGATCCATTCGATCTTTACAAGAACAATTGAAAGAAGATAACCAACAGGTTAAGGAATGCAAAGAAGAAATTTTAGACGACCAACAACCTAAATCTTCTAAAAAACGACATCAGACGTCACAAGATCAGCAGGAGTCATGCCCAAAGCGAAAACATTATGAATAG